The stretch of DNA AGTGCGGAGACGCCTTAGATGCATTACTGCCCCGCGCCTTTGCTCTGGTGCGCGAAACCGCCGGTCGGCAATTGGGCATGCGGCATTACGACGTGCAAATTATCGCGGGAACCTTATTAGCACGCGGATGTTTAGCCGAGATGGCAACCGGCGAAGGCAAGACATTGTCCGCCGCATTACCGTTATACTTGCACGCTTTATCCGGCAACGGCGCGCATTTGGCGACCGCCAACGACTACCTAGCGAATCGCGATGCCGAATGGATGCGGCCGATTTTTGCGGCATTGGGGCTTTCCGTCGGCGTGATTCAATCCGACATGCTCCCCGATCAGCGGCGCGCGGCGTATGCCTGCGATGTCACCTACGGGACAGCTAAGGAGTTCGGCTTTGACTTTTTGCGAGATCGGTTGCTAGGAAGCGAACATGGTCTCCTCAATACCGGATTCCACAATCACGGCGAACACCGCGCCGCACAGTTCGTACAACGCGACTTGAACTACGCGCTGGTCGATGAGGCTGACAGCATTTTGATCGACGAAGCTCGTATCCCCTTGATCATCAGTCAGTTTGAGTCCGCATCATCCGCAAAACTGACCGCAGTCTCAAAATGGGCCGCTGACATCGTCGGCCGTTTAGAACAGACGACAGACTTTGTGCTGGATCCGGAAATCTCGACATTTCGCCTCACCCCCGCCGGTCGAGAATTGATCCGCCGATTTCCCAAACCGTCGACCTTGGCGGGCATCCCAGTCAGCGACCTTTACCACAGCGTCGAACAAGCGATCTTGGTGCACCAGCGATTTCGCCGCGAACAACAATATGTGATTCAAGACGGCGAAGTCGTGATTGTCGATGAATTCAACGGACGTATCGCCAATGGACGCCGCTGGCGCAACGGTTTGCATCAAGCGATCGAGGCCCGTGAAGGTTTGGCAATTTCTCCCGTCTCGTCATCCGCAGCACAACTCACCACGCAGGAGTTATTTCTTCGCTACAACTGTTGGGCCGGCATGTCGGGCACGCTTCTACCCGCCGCAAGGGAAATCAACAGCGTCTATCACCGGCCCACCGTCGCCGTCCCTCTCAACCGTCCCTGCCAGCGGAGCCATTGGCCCGATCAGGTCTTTTTAACGGCCGCCGAGAAATGGACGGCGATCGTCGAAGAGATACGCACCGTCAGCCAGCAAGGCCGTCCCGTCTTGGTCGGAACGCGGTCGATTGAGAAATCAGCACACCTCTCCCAATTACTCGACCAAGCGGGCATCTCGCACCAAGTCCTCAACGCGCTGCACGTTCGTAGCGAAGCCGAACGCATTGCCAGTGCCGGGCAGCAGGGACAAGTCACCGTCGCCACGAACATGGCCGGTCGCGGCACGGACATTGGTTTGGGACCGGGAGCAGCTGAATTAGGCGGTCTGCACGTGATCGGCACGGAATTGCACGAATCTCCACGGATCGATCGCCAACTCAGCGGCCGCGCCGCACGCCAAGGAGATCCTGGAAGTGACCGGATGTTTCTTTCACTGGACGATGAAATCCTCGAAGCAGGTTTTGGAAAGGAACAATCCGCCAAACTGCGAGCAGCTGCCCAGAAGCGCAAAGACACACGCGGCTTAGCCAGTCTCTTTCGATCCGCGCAGCACCAAGTCGAAAAGCGACACGCAGGTCAGCGGCGGCAATTGATTCAGTCCGCACTGCGCCGACAAGACCAGCTTGAACAATTGGGACTCGATCCGTTTTTAGAAGTCGAAGAGGACGCGTCCATCGCGCTTTCTTAAACAGGTTACCCGTGTCGACGGGTTGCTACGTCGAACAGAGACCGCGTCCCCGGAAGGGCGAAGCTCCGTCTGATCCGCATCGGTACACTCAGCATGGTTTGCAAGATCGTAGAGAAAGCAAGCGTCTCGATCAGTTCACATAACCGCCTGGGGTGCCACTGGCGGCTTGTCCGCCAGTGCGATGGAAGAGCATATTCTCCATGCCAATCGACGACAAACAACATGCGTACTGCAAGCCTCCAGCGCGCCGACAAACGTGAACGGAGAAGTCATGTCGAAACGCTGTAGTATTTGCCTACGATCAGTTCACATCGAATAAACCAACCGCGTCTTCGCTCTCCCCATCGAACTCATCATCAAACCACGCTTCCGCTCCATCGTTATCGTCGGGGGCAGGAGGCACAGCGACGGGTTCTGAGATTTCCGGTTCGCAATCTTCCGGCAAGACCTCGGCGAATCGGCTCACCTGCCCGTAAGGGCCGCGGCTGACCACCGGATCGGAATAGGTCTTTTGCAGATCCTCGAGATTATGAATCCGTGATTGCAATCGTTCTTCCGCATCGCAATAAGCGGCTTGCGGCCAGGGGCCTTCGGATAGATAAATCTGATTATGCTCCAGCAAAGTCCCTTCAGCATAGAACAGATTTTTTAGTCCCAGCGCATATTCGACGCGGGCTTTGTAGTGGGCGCTATCTGCTTCGGCAAACCGTCGTTGTGCGTCGAGAACGCGGTCAAGATCGGTGATGTTTTCCTTCTCGAATTTGTCCTGTAACACTTCAAATTCCCGCTTGGCTGCCAAACGTCGATTGAATGTCGTCTTCACCGAGGCCTGTGACCGCTTCACCTCGCCCACGCTATTACTCAAATCGTGGACCACTTCCCGTTCTTGCTCGTGCAAAATTGCTCGGTCGCGGGCCAAGGCCAATTCCGCGTTTTTCACCGCAGCATTCGCACGTCGATGGCCCAACGGCACCGCGAATTCCATCCCCAATTCCCATTCTTGGTAGTCGCCGCTCCCGAGATTTCCCCAGGCATTATTAAACTGGCCGTTGACGCCGGCATGTTGCCCCATCAGGTCCTTACCGAATCCGCGGAACCGGTAGGTCCCCAAGGCATCTAATCGCGGCAGCAGGAATTTGTTCGTGGCTTCCAACTCCAACATCCGGCGTTTGACTTGCCATCGTTGCCGGCGCAATTCGACGCGGCGTGCTAAGGCTTCGGATTTGATCGTCTCCCAATCGAAAATCACTTCCGCTACAGGGGGTTCGTCGATCGGGCGCAGTAGCGTCCCATCCGAGAGTGGCAGCCCCATCAACAGCCGCATCCGCCGCTCAGCGACCTGAATTCCTTCCAGTCCGCGAAACGTACCACCGCGACTGCCGTTGTTGTCCCGCGTCCCTTCGACCAATCTGCCGGAGAGCGCGTCCTGCACCGCCTCTTCAAATCGATAGTATTGTTCTTGAGCCTGCGCTTCGTTTTCTTCTTCACCACCCACGCGTCCGGCAAGATTGAGCGCCTTAACGCGCCGCCATGTTTCTAAAGCGGCGTCGCGGGCAGCGATACGTGAATGCAAATTGCGGTACGAAAAGTAGAGGTCCCAATACGCGTTTTCTACGTTACTGATGAATTTGATCACACTTTCTTCAAAGTCCGCCAGACTGACATCTTCATCAATACGTGCCAGCATCACGCCGTTAAATCGCGATCCGTAGGGCAATCGCGGTAACGTTGCCGTGCTGCCGGTACCGGGAGGAAATTGCGGACCGGCGATGCGGTTGAATTCCACACCGGCTCCCAATAGCAACGGTTGGCGGACATTGGCCTCGATCCGCGTATCCCATGCACTGGGAAATCGGTTGCCCGGAGCGTTGTTCGCGTCGTAACCGGTGATTTGCCGAATGCCTAACTCGGCCCCAGTCACCGCTCGTTTGTCCAATCCATATTGCATAAATGCGGCGTCTTGTTGCAGCATCTGCGTGCCGAATGCGGTGACCGCGTTATTGACGGCCCGGTCATTCTTCTGATGGAAGCCATTGGCATAAAAATTGGGATCAAAGGCGCTCAACGCTCCTTCCACACCAAATCGTGGATCAGTCTCGGTGATGGCTGGATCGTAGGTTGTGGCTACGACTTGTGGGGCATCCAAGACTCGTCCGCCCAGATCCCGCAGTACGCGGGAATTCGAGAGCGCCGTCTTGACGGTTTGTTCCAACGTCAGGTCCGTAAACTCGGCGATGTCAACATCTTCAACGGTCAAGGGTGCCGGCGTGATGGACGCATCGAGATCCGGCCCCTCATCGACAAGTGGTTCTTCGATTTCAGTCGAGGCGATCTGATAATCACTCAAATCAGGCGAGAACGGCACGTAGGAATTCGTGCTGCTACAACCCGTGTACGCCACAGCCATGAAAATCATGGCTGCTAACCAGACCGCTCGTGTTGCAGGTGAACGGGTGTAATACACGGAGGTTATCTCGACTTTTTGGAAATTGAGATCGACAACTTTGCCCCAGCGGCACCGCACCAACGCTCGACCGCCACGACCTAAGACTAAGCGTTAGGCGATCATCCGTGAGCGGACCCTAGACATTGATGTGGACGTACCAATACGAAGTATCGGCAATCCACGCGATCGGCATGACCGGTACTATTGATACAAGCCGGAAATTCCATATTTCCCATTCAATTGCCCCAGTCTGCCATATGAGAGGCACGTGCAGATAGCCTCGCCCAGCGAACAGATCCGCCATCAAGCCGCGCAGACAGCTGTTCGGTAGCGGTTTAGAATGAATCACCGCCCGTACAAAACATCATATCAATTGCCGCCCCTGTTCTTTTTTCCGAGCCTTCGATGCCTCCTTCTCCACTCAGTGATCCGCCGGATGCCGCCGCGGCGGCACTGCGCGAAATCCACGAGTTGATCGCCACGATCGCCCATACCGGGGAAGGCGATGCCACGACCGAGGTGTTTTACGACACCCTGCTAGAGAACTGTGTCCAAGCGACCGCTGCGATTGGCGGGGCGGTCTGGTATCAAGATGTGGACTCCGGCTTCTTTAAGACAGTCCGCGAGCTGAATTTCCCCCCGACGCTGTTCAACGACTTTCAATCTGAAGAAGCGCATGCAGGACAGCTGGCCGAGGTTTGCCGCACGGGCGAACCGCAAGGTCTCCCCTACTCGACGACAGCACCTGATTCAGGCGATGCCCCGCATTCCCCCGATTATCTCCTGTTGCTGTGTCCGGTTCCCGTGGACATAGATTCGAAATGGATCGTTGAACTTGTCCTGCGACGTACAATCTCGCCTTCTGCACAACAAGGACATCTGCGATTTCTCTCCGCCGTCAGCGAGATTGCCGCCGACTTTCATCGACACGCTGAATTGCGAACACTTCGCGGCAACGAGGAGCGTTGGCAAGAACTCTACCGTCTCTCGATCGATGTCCACCAAGGCCTCTCCGTCGACGAAACCGCCTACGCCATCACCAACGGTAGCCGACCATTATTGGAGTGCGACCGTGTGAGCGTGCTCCAACGGCGTGGCGGTCGCTGTCGTCTCCTCAGCGTCTCGGGTGTGGATCAAATCGAAAGCCGCTCACTTTCCGTACGACGGCTAGAGTCACTCGCCGAAGCGGCCATCGCCACCAGAGAACCGCTGTGGTACACCGAAAACGGCGACCCGTTGCCGCCACAAATTGAACGTCCGCTCGAGGACTACCTCAACGAAGCGCACATGCGGCAACTCGCCGTGATCCCGATGTTTCAAGCTCGCGAATCGTCCGAGACCAATACGGCCCCCGCGTTTGCAGCGATTGTTGTCGAATGGAAACGAGCACACGACTTAGACGACGTCGCTCGCAAGCGATCGCTCCGCGTGGCCCACGTCTGCGAATCAGCATTGGCACGGGCACTAATGCTGCGCGGGTTGCCATTCTCCGGTTGGTTACTGCGACGACGGAAAACGACTCTAGCGACACCACGGCGCTGGTTCAAAAGACTCTTTTTCGCCGCAATATTAATCACCGGATTGACGTTGCTGGGCATGCTCCCCCGGCCCTTTACGGTTTCCGGATTGGGTGAACTTCAACCGCGAAATGAGCAGCGTATCTTTGCCGTCTCCGATGGCGAAGTCGAAAAACTGCATGTCCAACATGGAGATGATTGCGCTGTCGGTGAATTGTTAGTCACCATGACTAACTCGCAACTCGATTTCGATCTCAAACAGGTCGGCGGCGAATTACAGACCACGCGCACGCGCCTCACATCCGTCCGCGCCGCCTATTTGGGCATTGACCGTTCGCTGACGCAATCCAACCAGCGGTACGAAGAACTCACGGCCGAAGAACAAGAACTCCAAGAGAAAATCGATAGCCTCAACAAGCAGTACCAGATCCTGTTGGATCAAAAACAGCGGTTAGAAATCCGCAGCCCGCTCGACGGACGCGTACTGACCTGGGACGCCGAACAATTACTGCAAGCACGACCGGTCCGTCAGGGCCAAGCACTTTTGACGGTCGCCAACCTCAACGGTCCGTGGCGCGTTGAATTGCACGTTTCTGAAGAAGACGTGGGCTATCTGATCGCCGCTCAAGATGAACTCGGTGCGGAATTGCCGGTGAGCTTTCTGCTCGAATCGGACCCCAGCGTCACCTATACCGGAAGACTCGAAACCACCAGTCTCTCGACCAGCTTCGACGAATGGGACGCAGCCGGTATGGCAGTCACCATCGTCATCGACGAAGGTCAACAAATCCCCCTCCGCCCCGGCGCCCGTGTCCGCGCCAAAATCGCGGGAGGGGAACGCTCACTCGCGTTTGTTTGCCTACACGATTTGTATGCCGCTGTGCAGCGCTGGTTGTTGTTTTAAGGTGCCAAGTGACATGAGAATCATGGACCTGAATAAAACGATGCGAATTTTCATAATCCTGACAGCCGGTGTATTGCTGACGGCGCAGTCCTTACCGGCGGATGAACCACAGACCATTGTGATTGATTCCGTGCTGGTCACCGTGCTAGAAAAAGCTGACGTACCGGCGCGAGAAGCGGGGTTGCTGGCAAAGCTCAATATTCGTGAAGGGGATCTGGTTCGTGCAGGCCAGATTCTGGGTGGGCTGGATGATAAGGTTCCTCAACTCGAGCGGGACCGCGTGAACGCTGAACTCGATTTGGCCAAGCAGCGTTCCACAAACGATGTGCGGATTCGTTTTTCTGAAAAGGCCGAAGCCGTGACGCGCGCAGAATTAAAACGGGCTCAGGAGTCGGTCGACAAATTCAGCAAAGCGATTTCGCAGACCGAAATGGACCGCCTACGGCTTTCCACCGAGAA from Symmachiella dynata encodes:
- a CDS encoding translocase — translated: MSQFGMVSARGEFNRAQAALRRVTIAERDLGSFTDEQLLRESSSLRYRAKCGDALDALLPRAFALVRETAGRQLGMRHYDVQIIAGTLLARGCLAEMATGEGKTLSAALPLYLHALSGNGAHLATANDYLANRDAEWMRPIFAALGLSVGVIQSDMLPDQRRAAYACDVTYGTAKEFGFDFLRDRLLGSEHGLLNTGFHNHGEHRAAQFVQRDLNYALVDEADSILIDEARIPLIISQFESASSAKLTAVSKWAADIVGRLEQTTDFVLDPEISTFRLTPAGRELIRRFPKPSTLAGIPVSDLYHSVEQAILVHQRFRREQQYVIQDGEVVIVDEFNGRIANGRRWRNGLHQAIEAREGLAISPVSSSAAQLTTQELFLRYNCWAGMSGTLLPAAREINSVYHRPTVAVPLNRPCQRSHWPDQVFLTAAEKWTAIVEEIRTVSQQGRPVLVGTRSIEKSAHLSQLLDQAGISHQVLNALHVRSEAERIASAGQQGQVTVATNMAGRGTDIGLGPGAAELGGLHVIGTELHESPRIDRQLSGRAARQGDPGSDRMFLSLDDEILEAGFGKEQSAKLRAAAQKRKDTRGLASLFRSAQHQVEKRHAGQRRQLIQSALRRQDQLEQLGLDPFLEVEEDASIALS
- a CDS encoding TolC family protein, whose protein sequence is MPFSPDLSDYQIASTEIEEPLVDEGPDLDASITPAPLTVEDVDIAEFTDLTLEQTVKTALSNSRVLRDLGGRVLDAPQVVATTYDPAITETDPRFGVEGALSAFDPNFYANGFHQKNDRAVNNAVTAFGTQMLQQDAAFMQYGLDKRAVTGAELGIRQITGYDANNAPGNRFPSAWDTRIEANVRQPLLLGAGVEFNRIAGPQFPPGTGSTATLPRLPYGSRFNGVMLARIDEDVSLADFEESVIKFISNVENAYWDLYFSYRNLHSRIAARDAALETWRRVKALNLAGRVGGEEENEAQAQEQYYRFEEAVQDALSGRLVEGTRDNNGSRGGTFRGLEGIQVAERRMRLLMGLPLSDGTLLRPIDEPPVAEVIFDWETIKSEALARRVELRRQRWQVKRRMLELEATNKFLLPRLDALGTYRFRGFGKDLMGQHAGVNGQFNNAWGNLGSGDYQEWELGMEFAVPLGHRRANAAVKNAELALARDRAILHEQEREVVHDLSNSVGEVKRSQASVKTTFNRRLAAKREFEVLQDKFEKENITDLDRVLDAQRRFAEADSAHYKARVEYALGLKNLFYAEGTLLEHNQIYLSEGPWPQAAYCDAEERLQSRIHNLEDLQKTYSDPVVSRGPYGQVSRFAEVLPEDCEPEISEPVAVPPAPDDNDGAEAWFDDEFDGESEDAVGLFDVN
- a CDS encoding HlyD family efflux transporter periplasmic adaptor subunit, which codes for MPPSPLSDPPDAAAAALREIHELIATIAHTGEGDATTEVFYDTLLENCVQATAAIGGAVWYQDVDSGFFKTVRELNFPPTLFNDFQSEEAHAGQLAEVCRTGEPQGLPYSTTAPDSGDAPHSPDYLLLLCPVPVDIDSKWIVELVLRRTISPSAQQGHLRFLSAVSEIAADFHRHAELRTLRGNEERWQELYRLSIDVHQGLSVDETAYAITNGSRPLLECDRVSVLQRRGGRCRLLSVSGVDQIESRSLSVRRLESLAEAAIATREPLWYTENGDPLPPQIERPLEDYLNEAHMRQLAVIPMFQARESSETNTAPAFAAIVVEWKRAHDLDDVARKRSLRVAHVCESALARALMLRGLPFSGWLLRRRKTTLATPRRWFKRLFFAAILITGLTLLGMLPRPFTVSGLGELQPRNEQRIFAVSDGEVEKLHVQHGDDCAVGELLVTMTNSQLDFDLKQVGGELQTTRTRLTSVRAAYLGIDRSLTQSNQRYEELTAEEQELQEKIDSLNKQYQILLDQKQRLEIRSPLDGRVLTWDAEQLLQARPVRQGQALLTVANLNGPWRVELHVSEEDVGYLIAAQDELGAELPVSFLLESDPSVTYTGRLETTSLSTSFDEWDAAGMAVTIVIDEGQQIPLRPGARVRAKIAGGERSLAFVCLHDLYAAVQRWLLF